From a region of the Solanum stenotomum isolate F172 chromosome 2, ASM1918654v1, whole genome shotgun sequence genome:
- the LOC125855792 gene encoding riboflavin biosynthesis protein PYRR, chloroplastic-like, translated as MLARASSVRTDQQVDMFTAGLVDLIRLDVELHNPSNLVQAMSLARAFEKSASNPFVKKLTSAEMAARRAKGLCYNCDDPYVQGHRCKKLFWLEVEDGESREDAIKSCLLVNAPLLYRAACQVPFSVLKYAMTLDGKIAASSGHASWISSKKSRTRVFEMRGRSDAVIVGGNTVRKDNPRLTVRHGGDHLPRRIVLSQTLDLPEEAHLWNVSEVPTIVATQRGARRSFQRLLASKGVEVVEFDILDPRDVMGYLYDRGYLSVLWECGGTLAASAISSGVIHKVHAFVAPKIIGGKNAPSPVGELGMVEMTQALELIDVCYEQIGPDILVSGFLQPVPDLTPTIPSVQETSAIDPTISPYESSIIFFYKTWDPYGAFSNFSLHPIQIPDENEELVTWSSVEHYYQAQKFVGVSDPVAKSCIEELKCAKSPEEAARIGRRIQRQQPNLVRPDWESIKIDVMYKALKCKFTTYPYLNSMLLSTAGSVLVEGSPHDLFWGGGRDGEGLNYLGRLLMKLRSELLGDSSTSQKSLLPQTSENN; from the exons ATGTTGGCTCGTGCATCATCTGTACGTACAGACCAACAAGTAGATATGTTCACAGCAGGGTTAGTTGATTTGATTCGTCTGGATGTGGAATTGCACAACCCATCTAACCTAGTACAAGCAATGAGTTTGGCGAGAGCATTTGAGAAGAGTGCTTCTAATCCTTTTGTGAAAAAGTTGACTAGCGCTGAGATGGCTGCCCGACGTGCAAAAGGATTGTGCTACAACTGTGATGATCCATATGTTCAAGGCCATCGGtgtaaaaagttattttggCTGGAAGTAGAGGATGGAGAATCTAGAGAA GATGCTATCAAATCTTGCCTTCTTGTCAATGCTCCTTTACTATATAGAGCTGCCTGTCAAGTCCCATTCTCTGTTCTCAAGTATGCAATGACACTTGATG GGAAAATTGCTGCAAGTTCTGGTCATGCTTCATGGATCAGTAGCAAAAAGTCAAGAACTCGAGTTTTTGAAATGCGGGGTAGAAGTGATGCTGTTATTGTTGGAGGAAATACTGTGCGCAAAGACA ATCCACGTTTGACGGTTAGACATGGAGGTGACCATCTGCCCCGGCGTATTGTATTATCTCAAACTCTTGACCTTCCAGAAGAAGCACATCTTTGGAATGTTTCTGAGGTCCCCACTATAGTTGCTACACAAAGAGGTGCAAGGAGAAGTTTCCAGAGATTGCTTGCATCCAAAGGTGTTGAAGTGGtggaatttgatattttagatcCTAGAGATGTTATGGGGTACTTATATGATCGTGGTTACCTCTCCGTTTTGTGGGAGTGTGGAGGGACACTGGCTGCATCTGCTATTTCTTCTGGGGTCATACACAAG GTACATGCATTTGTTGCTCCCAAAATTATAGGTGGGAAAAATGCACCGTCTCCAGTTGGGGAACTTGGAATGGTAGAGATGACTCAGGCTCTTGAACTAATTGATGTTTGCTATGAACAG ATTGGACCCGACATACTTGTTAGTGGGTTTCTGCAACCAGTTCCTGACCTGACACCTACTATTCCATCAGTACAAGAAACTTCAGCCATTGATCCTACCATTTCTCCTTATGAATCAAGCATCATATTCTTTTACAAGACATGGGATCCATATGGTGCCTTCTCAAACTTTTCGCTCCATCCAATTCAGATACCTGATGAAAATGAAGAACTTGTCACCTGGTCCAGTGTAGAGCATTATTACCAG GCACAAAAGTTTGTTGGGGTATCTGATCCTGTAGCTAAAAGCTGTATTGAAGAATTAAAATGTGCAAAGAGCCCCGAGGAAGCAGCACGGATTGGAAGGAGAATACAGAGGCAGCAACCTAATCTG GTAAGACCAGACTGGGAATCTATCAAGATTGACGTCATGTACAAGGCATTAAAATGCAAGTTCACTACATACCCCTATTTAAACTCTATGTTGCTCTCAACGGCGGGCTCTGTTCTTGTGGAGGGTTCACCACATGATCTATTCTGGGGAGGAGGTCGAGACGGAGAAGGCCTTAACTATCTTGGACGATTGCTAATGAAGTTGAGATCTGAGCTCTTAGGTGACTCTTCAACAAGTCAAAAATCTTTGCTTCCTCAAACATCAGAAAATAATTAG
- the LOC125856823 gene encoding agamous-like MADS-box protein AGL29, producing the protein MNLAMERKKTKGRQKIPMQKIENKNALLTTFSKRREGLFKKASELVTECDVDIGIMMISPAGKPHSFFHPTTDAIVSRFQNPDMQLSQGIRLDTITARNKVNQLKNRLEELDAIEDAAIARTTFYDQMAEMRQKGWWESIEQLNADEQIIFEAWLRDTSSKMLHHLNQLENGASSLLGRESFGV; encoded by the coding sequence ATGAATTTAGCCATGGAGAGAAAGAAGACTAAAGGGCGTCAAAAGATACCAAtgcaaaaaatagaaaataagaaTGCCCTGCTTACCACATTTTCAAAGCGTCGGGAGGGTTTGTTCAAAAAAGCTAGTGAACTCGTTACAGAATGCGATGTTGACATTGGAATAATGATGATTTCCCCTGCTGGTAAGCCACACTCATTTTTTCACCCTACTACTGATGCAATTGTTTCTCGTTTTCAGAATCCTGATATGCAGTTAAGCCAAGGTATTCGTCTAGACACGATTACTGCTCGAAATAAAGtgaatcaactcaaaaataggCTTGAAGAACTTGATGCTATAGAAGATGCTGCGATTGCTCGAACAACTTTTTATGACCAAATGGCAGAAATGAGACAAAAAGGTTGGTGGGAGTCAATTGAGCAGCTCAATGCAGATGAACAAATCATATTTGAAGCTTGGTTACGTGACACTAGTTCCAAAATGCTCCATCATTTGAACCAATTAGAAAATGGAGCTTCATCCTTACTGGGACGTGAATCTTTTGGagtgtga